From Anticarsia gemmatalis isolate Benzon Research Colony breed Stoneville strain chromosome 27, ilAntGemm2 primary, whole genome shotgun sequence, one genomic window encodes:
- the Hr3 gene encoding nuclear hormone receptor 3 ROR-beta isoform X2 has product MLNMFDMWNSVSTKLEQTNVQQNQQPHTSGGSIKAQIEIIPCKVCGDKSSGVHYGVITCEGCKGFFRRSQSTVVNYQCPRNKACVVDRVNRNRCQYCRLQKCLKLGMSRDAVKFGRMSKKQREKVEDEVRFHRAQMRAQTDTAPDSVYDTQQQTPSSSDQFHHYNGYPGYGSPLSPYGYNNPGPALTSNMGGIQPAPPQQQPYDVSADYVDSTTAYEPSKQPGGFLDPDFISHAEGDISKVLVKSLAEAHANTNPKLEYIHEMFRKPQDVSKLLYYNSMTYEEMWLDCADKLTGMIQNIIEFAKLIPGFMKLTQDDQILLLKSGSFELAIVRLSRLIDVNRDQVLYGDVVLPIRECVHARDPRDVALVVGIFDAAKTIARLKLTETELALYQSLVLLWPERHGVRGNPEIQCLFNMSMAAMRHEIEANHAPLKGDVTVLDTLLAKIPTFRELSLMHLEALCRFKAAHPHHVFPALYKELFSLDSVLDYTHG; this is encoded by the exons CTCAAATCGAGATAATACCATGCAAGGTGTGCGGGGACAAATCATCTGGGGTCCACTATGGGGTCATCACCTGCGAAGGCTGCAAAGGATTCTTCAGGCGTTCGCAGAGCACAG TGGTGAACTACCAGTGTCCGCGCAACAAGGCGTGCGTGGTGGACCGCGTCAACAGAAACAGATGTCAGTACTGTCGGCTGCAGAAATGTCTCAAACTTGGCATGAGTCGTGATG CGGTGAAATTCGGTCGAATGTCTAAGAAACAACGAGAGAAGGTTGAGGACGAGGTTCGATTCCATCGTGCACAAATGAGAGCGCAGACAGATACCGCGCCCGACTCAGTATACGACACTCAGCAACAAACACCCAGCTCGAGTGACCAATTCCATCATTATAATGG cTACCCCGGCTACGGGTCACCTCTATCGCCATACGGTTACAACAACCCCGGTCCAGCGTTGACGTCAAACATGGGGGGCATCCAGCCAGCCCCCCCACAGCAGCAGCCTTACGACGTGTCTGCTGACTACGTAGACTCCACCACGGCGTATGAGCCGAGCAAACAGCCGGGCGGGTTCTTGGATCCAGATTTTATTAGTCATG CGGAGGGAGATATCAGCAAAGTCCTTGTGAAGAGCTTGGCAGAGGCTCACGCGAACACCAATCCAAAACTGGAATACATTCACGAGATGTTTAGAAAGCCACAGGATGTCTCTAA ATTGCTGTATTACAATTCGATGACTTATGAGGAGATGTGGCTGGATTGTGCCGACAAATTGACTGGAATGATACAAAACATAATTGAGTTCGCTAAACTCATACCTGGTTTCATGAAGTTGACGCAAGATGATCAGATTCTGCTGTTAAAGTCTG GTTCGTTCGAGTTAGCGATCGTGCGACTCTCGCGACTGATAGACGTGAATCGTGATCAAGTGCTGTACGGTGACGTCGTGCTGCCGATCAGAGAATGCGTTCACGCACG TGATCCCCGCGACGTGGCACTAGTGGTCGGTATATTCGACGCGGCGAAGACGATCGCGCGGCTCAAGCTCACCGAGACTGAACTGGCACTTTACCAGAGTTTAGTGCTGTTGTGGCCAG agCGGCACGGCGTCCGCGGTAACCCAGAGATCCAGTGCCTGTTCAACATGTCAATGGCGGCGATGCGCCACGAGATCGAGGCCAACCACGCGCCACTCAAGGGCGACGTCACGGTCCTCGACACGCTGCTGGCTAAGATACCCACCTTCAG aGAATTATCGCTGATGCACTTAGAAGCGCTCTGCCGTTTCAAGGCTGCTCACCCGCACCACGTGTTCCCAGCTCTGTACAAGGAGCTGTTCTCTCTGGACAGTGTACTCGACTACACACACGGCTAA
- the Hr3 gene encoding nuclear hormone receptor 3 ROR-beta isoform X3 has translation MLNMFDMWNSVSTKLEQTNVQQNQQPHTSAQIEIIPCKVCGDKSSGVHYGVITCEGCKGFFRRSQSTVVNYQCPRNKACVVDRVNRNRCQYCRLQKCLKLGMSRDAVKFGRMSKKQREKVEDEVRFHRAQMRAQTDTAPDSVYDTQQQTPSSSDQFHHYNGYPGYGSPLSPYGYNNPGPALTSNMGGIQPAPPQQQPYDVSADYVDSTTAYEPSKQPGGFLDPDFISHAEGDISKVLVKSLAEAHANTNPKLEYIHEMFRKPQDVSKLLYYNSMTYEEMWLDCADKLTGMIQNIIEFAKLIPGFMKLTQDDQILLLKSGSFELAIVRLSRLIDVNRDQVLYGDVVLPIRECVHARDPRDVALVVGIFDAAKTIARLKLTETELALYQSLVLLWPERHGVRGNPEIQCLFNMSMAAMRHEIEANHAPLKGDVTVLDTLLAKIPTFRELSLMHLEALCRFKAAHPHHVFPALYKELFSLDSVLDYTHG, from the exons CTCAAATCGAGATAATACCATGCAAGGTGTGCGGGGACAAATCATCTGGGGTCCACTATGGGGTCATCACCTGCGAAGGCTGCAAAGGATTCTTCAGGCGTTCGCAGAGCACAG TGGTGAACTACCAGTGTCCGCGCAACAAGGCGTGCGTGGTGGACCGCGTCAACAGAAACAGATGTCAGTACTGTCGGCTGCAGAAATGTCTCAAACTTGGCATGAGTCGTGATG CGGTGAAATTCGGTCGAATGTCTAAGAAACAACGAGAGAAGGTTGAGGACGAGGTTCGATTCCATCGTGCACAAATGAGAGCGCAGACAGATACCGCGCCCGACTCAGTATACGACACTCAGCAACAAACACCCAGCTCGAGTGACCAATTCCATCATTATAATGG cTACCCCGGCTACGGGTCACCTCTATCGCCATACGGTTACAACAACCCCGGTCCAGCGTTGACGTCAAACATGGGGGGCATCCAGCCAGCCCCCCCACAGCAGCAGCCTTACGACGTGTCTGCTGACTACGTAGACTCCACCACGGCGTATGAGCCGAGCAAACAGCCGGGCGGGTTCTTGGATCCAGATTTTATTAGTCATG CGGAGGGAGATATCAGCAAAGTCCTTGTGAAGAGCTTGGCAGAGGCTCACGCGAACACCAATCCAAAACTGGAATACATTCACGAGATGTTTAGAAAGCCACAGGATGTCTCTAA ATTGCTGTATTACAATTCGATGACTTATGAGGAGATGTGGCTGGATTGTGCCGACAAATTGACTGGAATGATACAAAACATAATTGAGTTCGCTAAACTCATACCTGGTTTCATGAAGTTGACGCAAGATGATCAGATTCTGCTGTTAAAGTCTG GTTCGTTCGAGTTAGCGATCGTGCGACTCTCGCGACTGATAGACGTGAATCGTGATCAAGTGCTGTACGGTGACGTCGTGCTGCCGATCAGAGAATGCGTTCACGCACG TGATCCCCGCGACGTGGCACTAGTGGTCGGTATATTCGACGCGGCGAAGACGATCGCGCGGCTCAAGCTCACCGAGACTGAACTGGCACTTTACCAGAGTTTAGTGCTGTTGTGGCCAG agCGGCACGGCGTCCGCGGTAACCCAGAGATCCAGTGCCTGTTCAACATGTCAATGGCGGCGATGCGCCACGAGATCGAGGCCAACCACGCGCCACTCAAGGGCGACGTCACGGTCCTCGACACGCTGCTGGCTAAGATACCCACCTTCAG aGAATTATCGCTGATGCACTTAGAAGCGCTCTGCCGTTTCAAGGCTGCTCACCCGCACCACGTGTTCCCAGCTCTGTACAAGGAGCTGTTCTCTCTGGACAGTGTACTCGACTACACACACGGCTAA
- the Hr3 gene encoding nuclear hormone receptor 3 ROR-beta isoform X4, with protein MPSTIRAQIEIIPCKVCGDKSSGVHYGVITCEGCKGFFRRSQSTVVNYQCPRNKACVVDRVNRNRCQYCRLQKCLKLGMSRDAVKFGRMSKKQREKVEDEVRFHRAQMRAQTDTAPDSVYDTQQQTPSSSDQFHHYNGYPGYGSPLSPYGYNNPGPALTSNMGGIQPAPPQQQPYDVSADYVDSTTAYEPSKQPGGFLDPDFISHAEGDISKVLVKSLAEAHANTNPKLEYIHEMFRKPQDVSKLLYYNSMTYEEMWLDCADKLTGMIQNIIEFAKLIPGFMKLTQDDQILLLKSGSFELAIVRLSRLIDVNRDQVLYGDVVLPIRECVHARDPRDVALVVGIFDAAKTIARLKLTETELALYQSLVLLWPERHGVRGNPEIQCLFNMSMAAMRHEIEANHAPLKGDVTVLDTLLAKIPTFRELSLMHLEALCRFKAAHPHHVFPALYKELFSLDSVLDYTHG; from the exons CTCAAATCGAGATAATACCATGCAAGGTGTGCGGGGACAAATCATCTGGGGTCCACTATGGGGTCATCACCTGCGAAGGCTGCAAAGGATTCTTCAGGCGTTCGCAGAGCACAG TGGTGAACTACCAGTGTCCGCGCAACAAGGCGTGCGTGGTGGACCGCGTCAACAGAAACAGATGTCAGTACTGTCGGCTGCAGAAATGTCTCAAACTTGGCATGAGTCGTGATG CGGTGAAATTCGGTCGAATGTCTAAGAAACAACGAGAGAAGGTTGAGGACGAGGTTCGATTCCATCGTGCACAAATGAGAGCGCAGACAGATACCGCGCCCGACTCAGTATACGACACTCAGCAACAAACACCCAGCTCGAGTGACCAATTCCATCATTATAATGG cTACCCCGGCTACGGGTCACCTCTATCGCCATACGGTTACAACAACCCCGGTCCAGCGTTGACGTCAAACATGGGGGGCATCCAGCCAGCCCCCCCACAGCAGCAGCCTTACGACGTGTCTGCTGACTACGTAGACTCCACCACGGCGTATGAGCCGAGCAAACAGCCGGGCGGGTTCTTGGATCCAGATTTTATTAGTCATG CGGAGGGAGATATCAGCAAAGTCCTTGTGAAGAGCTTGGCAGAGGCTCACGCGAACACCAATCCAAAACTGGAATACATTCACGAGATGTTTAGAAAGCCACAGGATGTCTCTAA ATTGCTGTATTACAATTCGATGACTTATGAGGAGATGTGGCTGGATTGTGCCGACAAATTGACTGGAATGATACAAAACATAATTGAGTTCGCTAAACTCATACCTGGTTTCATGAAGTTGACGCAAGATGATCAGATTCTGCTGTTAAAGTCTG GTTCGTTCGAGTTAGCGATCGTGCGACTCTCGCGACTGATAGACGTGAATCGTGATCAAGTGCTGTACGGTGACGTCGTGCTGCCGATCAGAGAATGCGTTCACGCACG TGATCCCCGCGACGTGGCACTAGTGGTCGGTATATTCGACGCGGCGAAGACGATCGCGCGGCTCAAGCTCACCGAGACTGAACTGGCACTTTACCAGAGTTTAGTGCTGTTGTGGCCAG agCGGCACGGCGTCCGCGGTAACCCAGAGATCCAGTGCCTGTTCAACATGTCAATGGCGGCGATGCGCCACGAGATCGAGGCCAACCACGCGCCACTCAAGGGCGACGTCACGGTCCTCGACACGCTGCTGGCTAAGATACCCACCTTCAG aGAATTATCGCTGATGCACTTAGAAGCGCTCTGCCGTTTCAAGGCTGCTCACCCGCACCACGTGTTCCCAGCTCTGTACAAGGAGCTGTTCTCTCTGGACAGTGTACTCGACTACACACACGGCTAA
- the LOC142984616 gene encoding uncharacterized protein LOC142984616, giving the protein LDDQQKGTTIVRPSGSTSTTTATTPTTSMRPTTINEIPRRIQEFDRYEQDRIQSPASITSGVINIKQEIKPETSMGVDNLVASYVDSTTFLHSPSNIQHSPMDIQNSVLVSGQSSVSLTSEDLSPDDLTSSSGHGRLMDPLNMNMSAMGMVNPNAVSNRRHQGSSHSNDDLPCKWMDRLDEFLLRIFWLFSGSVCCGCLLFQLNSFFLCSYFYFRSILFMCIDLCRHK; this is encoded by the coding sequence CTAGACGACCAACAAAAAGGGACCACAATCGTGCGACCATCAGGCTCTACTTCGACCACAACAGCCACCACACCCACCACGTCCATGCGACCGACCACCATCAACGAAATACCACGACGGATACAAGAATTCGACAGATACGAACAGGATCGCATCCAGTCGCCGGCATCAATCACTAGTGGGGTCATAAACATCAAGCAAGAGATCAAGCCGGAGACATCAATGGGGGTCGACAATTTAGTCGCGAGTTATGTGGACTCTACCACATTCTTGCATAGTCCATCAAATATCCAGCATAGTCCAATGGATATCCAGAATTCTGTGCTTGTTAGTGGTCAAAGTTCCGTGTCTTTGACGAGTGAGGACTTGAGTCCAGATGACTTGACATCTAGTAGTGGTCATGGCCGTTTGATGGACCCGTTGAATATGAATATGTCGGCAATGGGGATGGTGAATCCAAATGCTGTGTCTAATAGAAGACATCAAGGATCCAGCCATTCGAACGATGACTTGCCTTGTAAGTGGATGGATCGGCTAGATGAATTTTTGTTGCgaattttttggttattttccGGTAGTGTTTGTTGTGgatgtttattatttcagttgaatagtttttttttatgtagctatttttattttagatctATTTTGTTTATGTGTATAGATTTATGTAGACATAAGTAG